The DNA segment ACGAAGGCGCCTCCGTCCCATCAGAGTCAACAGAACTTTGACGAAGCCAGCGCAAGCATCAACCGCCTAGAAGATTCCCAGCACCAGAGTTCTAAATAATTTTATGTTTCAAAAAAAGTAAAGGGAAATGTGACGTAGTGCACAATGATGCACACGCACTTAGCCGGCCGGGAGCCGCCCCCCTTCTATTATTTATATAATCACCGCCTCCTTGAATAAACGCCCTTCTTTGATGCACCATGCTTAGGCGCATCTACAGCGGTGTTTCCCAGTTCTATAAAAAATTTATTAGTGAGTCACAGGTTCATATACAAGGACGCATGACAGGTTAAAACgctgaggtttcaaggcagtttTATTCATGCTTTGTTATTCTCTTCACTCCTATATACAAACAGTTACAAGTTGCAATGGACATAAACGTGAAGAGcggaaagcgtggctttcggtCCAGTCTAACTATGACATGCCTCGACTGTCGCTAGGCAAATCGGAGCTTTCAACCGGCATCACTTTAGCACTAGAATCTTGGTTTGGCTGGTGCAAGATTCTATGTGTGATCCGAGTGCCAGGCATGACTGGCATGATAACCACATGCTGTGCAAGAGCACCAGCAGGAGCAAGACTCTAGTGATATTGTGATGCCGGCTGAAAGGCTCATAAATTTTGCGCATACTGGAAACCAGTGTAACCGTCAGATGGAAATCTCTCTCTTATTTGGTGTACAGCACAAGCAGGGAGGACCTTCCGGTGATATCTGCCGAGGCGTCCCCAAAGCCAGTGTGCAAGTTGCCTGTAGCCGATGTAGCGGTACTTCCTGTTGACAAGAGAGATCaacagtcattttttttttcagcatatctACCTTACCAAAATGTCTGCAGGACTCAGTGAAGGCCCCAGTGTGACCTTTTAGCGTGGAGAAATTGAGAAATAAATTGTCTTCACACTGAATGGAAATTCTGTGGCATTACAGGTTTCTTTGTCTACTTCCAACCTCATCATTTCCAAGGTTGACAAATTGATTCgccatgaatttttttcttcttagcaGTGCGGTGAACTCTGAATTATACAACATTGTGAAGTTGGTTAGAAAGATTGAGACAAAGAAAACTACAACATAACCGCAGTCTGCTGTTGCGTCCACTACAATGCCTAAGGTAACAGTTCTCCGGCAGACAGGACCTGGTGGTCATACTGAACCTTGTGCATAAGAGAGGATGCATGAATGGCACATCAGGAAGCAGCAATGAAACTTCGTTCTTGGTGCCATTCATCTCCCCATGCCAGTGCAGGGGTATGCTCCAGCAGTGTCGTGTAATGCACCTTTCTGGAAAAAAGGAAGGCCAAACAGATACTTGATGCATGCCatgaacaaaggaaaaaaaatttggcTATTTGTTGATTGTTTCTATCACAGGCTTGTCTTTCGGTGGCCTACATATTCTGATGATCTTCTCAATACACCATTTCTAGCTTTGGCTGAGCTAAGCATTCAGGATATCTGTTTACAATCGTTCCATAAGAAAACTTACCTGCTTCTAAAATTTCTAAAAGAAGCTAATTCGGCGTGAAGCTACTCCCGAGCAGTCTATAATTTTAGCCCTAGCTAGTTTCCTTCACCAGCAAAATTTGTCTTTCTAACCCACTTTATAATGAACAGTTCCTTTCCTGCTGACATAATTGCATCACATGAAGCCTCGATTAGGCGTTATGCGTTCTAAATGATGTGTTTCAGTAGAAGATTGGTTACCATAAAAATGGAAGTGAGGGGTGGCTGCAATGAGCTCAGTCAGTAAGTGTCATTATTGGAACAAATGTCTGCAACACTACTACATTATCACCTAATGACAGTTGGTGAAAGAGATTTGGCAAAGAATGCAAGAAATGCTGagacggtgattttttttttttttttgaaatggaCTATGTGGGTACTGAGTGCCGTTTCAAGTTGTACAGCCTGCGAAAAAGACAGCTTTGTGCCTATTTTACTGAAATCCGAGCGGTATTTCCAATAGTAAACTCTTTTcaagtgctgctccaatgacgGTAGATACCCGAACAATAAATCAGGCAAATCGCAAGAAGTTGAAATTTTCATGAGCACTTTCTCGCACAGCTATTGATCACATCGTTTTCACGTTTGAGAAAAGAGCGAGATCAGGCGGTCGTTTGTGCATGTTATGTAGCCTTTGGGCAAGGCTCTTACCTTGTTTCCTCGGCGAGCAGCCCATGGTCCTCAAGCATTTGAAGGACTACAGTGAGCACAACCTCGTCAAGGCATAGCGTGTGAAAATACGGGTGCACTGTAATGCACCCAGACGGCTGCCTCTGAATCGTCGCGTGGATCTCGCGGCAACATATGCTCTCGCGAGCGGTGGGCATCGGCACGCACTGTCCGCACGAGCACCTATTAGAATAGTTAGGTTAGCGATTGCACACTCTCGCAAACAGCTCTACATAGGCTACAAGACTTGCACGTACCAGCGCGTATTTCCGAGCCGATCGGGTTCAGGAGGGTCATGTTCGGGGCTTCCGCAAGCGGAGGTTCTGCCACGCGGTCTCGATTTGAGTGCTTCCCGGGCGCAGGCtccgtcgtcgccgtcgtcgccgccgcTGTCTTGGTCTGACGATGGCTCATCTCGCACTCGCAAAGGTGCGTCAGCGTACGGCTCAACGCCCAAGAGCCGACTCCGCGTCGACATCATGCGAGGTAAAAAAACATACGGTCGCCTTCTTCTCCGTGTGTTAGACAATGGTAAAACCAGGATGGTTTGAACCCTGCCGTAACTTTCAATTTCgcatgagtatatatacacgcacggacAGGTGGCGtagcagggggtggcacaccgggcccgtgccccccccccccccgaattttttttctgccatgggatacggagcacaaaatgacgctcgaccacatctgcctgcccggtacgCACATCattcaaggaggtgcctcccctcCTGGCACGGACAAGGGTGCTTGAACACCCCTACCCACCCCGGAaaaggtttctggctacgccactggtgttagACAAGCTGGTTCTGTACACTAGGGCTGTTCCTTGAAAATATTATAACAGGGCGAGAACGCCTTTTAGCCATTAAAGTTGTGAGTGCATGCAATTCTCATAAAATTAAGTTCTGGCAAGGATTGGCTGCCTTACCTTTCAAAGTACACAACGAGTAACATGTTCACTTGAAAGAGCTCAAGACAGGGTCATGCTtaaaatgaacatttattcaaaaatctataaatctttagcaaagtacaagtacataacatgaaaaaaaaatatttacaaattcACATAATGCACAAAATTTTAACTGGTACAACTGGAATAATATAGCAAAACATTACATTTATGAGGTAAGACTTCA comes from the Rhipicephalus sanguineus isolate Rsan-2018 chromosome 6, BIME_Rsan_1.4, whole genome shotgun sequence genome and includes:
- the LOC119397636 gene encoding P2X purinoceptor 7-like; the protein is MSTRSRLLGVEPYADAPLRVRDEPSSDQDSGGDDGDDGACAREALKSRPRGRTSACGSPEHDPPEPDRLGNTRWCSCGQCVPMPTARESICCREIHATIQRQPSGCITVHPYFHTLCLDEVVLTVVLQMLEDHGLLAEETRKYRYIGYRQLAHWLWGRLGRYHRKVLPACAVHQIRERFPSDGYTGFQYAQNL